The following DNA comes from Clostridia bacterium.
CCATTTTTTAACTCTCTTAAACCCGGTATACCATGTACAACCTCGTCATTCACAGACGAACATATGCTGGCAGGGTAATCTACAGCCCCCGGCAGACCTTTATATCCTTTAAATGAAGGTATTGCTCCATTCTCTCTTATAAAACCCTCTACAATTTTATCAATTTCAAGAGTAGTTATTCCGGGCCTCACAGCTTCCTTCACCTTAATCAGAGCTTCCGCCAGTATCTCCCCTGATTTTTTCATTAATTCAATTTCCGCTTTAGATTTTATAGAAATCATTATTTAGCACCCAATCGAATATCAAAAGATTTTTTTATTAACTTTTTGATATTCCGGTCAAAGCATTGATCAATTCCTTTGACGTATCCTCAATTTTTTCCTGTCCTACTACATTTATAAGTTTACCTTTTTTCTTGTAGTATTCTATAAGAGGTTCTGTCTGTTCATGATAGGTTTTCAGTCTGCTTATGACCGTTTCTTCCTTATCATCTTCCCTTTGGATTACTTCAGTACCACATTCACACTTACCTTCATTTTTAGGAGGATTGTATAAAATATGGTAGCTCATTCCGCATCCCGGGCACACACGTCTTCCTGATATTCTTTTGATTATGTTTTCTTCTGGAACATATATATTTAAAACCGCATCCAGACCGACACCCATCTCACTTAGCACCTTTTCCAGGTATTCAGCCTGAGGTATAGTCCTGGGAAAACCATCAAGGATAAATCCTTTTTTACAGTCGTCTTGCTGGATTCTGTCCTTTACTATACCCACAGTAACTTCATCAGGAACCAGCATGCCTTTATCAATATATTCCTTTGCTTTTTTACCGAGTTCTGTACCGCTTTTAATATTGCTTCTAAAAATGTCACCTGTTGATATGTGCGGAATATTATATTTCTCTGCTAATACTACTGCTTGAGTACCTTTTCCCGCTCCAGGCGCACCTAATAATATAAATCTCATATTCTCCTCCATCTTAAATCAATTAAGAACTAAGAATCGGATCCAGGAGCTAACCTTTAGAATCCAGAATGAAGAATCAATATATTATCTATCAATTCTTCATCCCCAATTCCTAATTATTAATTATTCAAGAAAACCTTTATAGTGCCTCATCAACATCTGTGATTCGATCTGTTTTACTGTATCTATAGCAACACCTACTAATATGAGGAGTGCTGTACCTCCAAAGAACAGACCTTTCACCTGCAAAATCGACCCCACTATTGTCGGTACTACAGTTATTACTGCTAGAAATAATCCACCGAACCAGGTTATTCTGTTAAGTACCTTTGATACATAATCGGAAGTTGGCTTCCCTGGTCTGATACCAGGTATAAACCCACCGTTTTTCTTCATGTTATTTGCAATTTCAATAGGATTGAATTGAATAACTGTATAGAAGAATGTGAAGAACATAATGAGCAACGCATATATAAGTGAATACCATATGCTGTCAGTAGAGTTCTTCAACCAAAGAAGAATCGGGTTTTCCGATT
Coding sequences within:
- a CDS encoding adenylate kinase yields the protein MRFILLGAPGAGKGTQAVVLAEKYNIPHISTGDIFRSNIKSGTELGKKAKEYIDKGMLVPDEVTVGIVKDRIQQDDCKKGFILDGFPRTIPQAEYLEKVLSEMGVGLDAVLNIYVPEENIIKRISGRRVCPGCGMSYHILYNPPKNEGKCECGTEVIQREDDKEETVISRLKTYHEQTEPLIEYYKKKGKLINVVGQEKIEDTSKELINALTGISKS